From the Leptolyngbya sp. O-77 genome, one window contains:
- a CDS encoding MFS transporter — protein MNLLFASVQSANRLVWIQAIGRLLCQIAYGLISFYIPILFVNHIGLSAASVGFAVGLSAVSEVSGHFIGGTLADLSGWGRKRVLVLAAALGIGVSLMLSVATTLPLLIVASLVLGISLGFYWTASNAAVMDAAPPEERHHAFALMGVSEYVGVGAGVFGGSLLLGVIQDVPQTIFLGCAAIFLAYLLLMQFTMQPGQQPQAKPGAAEQGILVALKDKLLLVFMAANVFFTTYVALVTSTIPLYFTNFVAGADPTPGVSVSSTASLFTWCYIGVGAVLQLPLAQLLTPYPRVRVLMAAMLLWGAGFSLLWATGSFEEGQFIWGVVALCLLSIGSVAYKPFFSAIVSDLAPDTLRGAYMAVSSQCWTIGYFIGPVIGGWAMDQSASVAHVFWLVVGASSLLCVGILWIFEAMNPAIAHSTVTPSALSSKPES, from the coding sequence TATCCCGATCCTGTTTGTAAACCATATTGGTCTGTCGGCGGCTTCTGTGGGTTTTGCGGTGGGGCTGAGTGCCGTCAGCGAGGTCAGCGGTCACTTCATCGGCGGCACGCTAGCAGATTTGTCTGGCTGGGGACGCAAGCGAGTACTGGTTTTGGCGGCGGCGCTGGGGATTGGGGTGTCGCTGATGCTGAGTGTGGCCACGACTTTGCCGCTGCTAATTGTGGCGAGCTTGGTGCTGGGCATTAGTTTGGGGTTTTATTGGACGGCTTCTAATGCAGCGGTTATGGATGCTGCGCCGCCAGAAGAGCGCCATCATGCCTTTGCGCTGATGGGCGTTTCGGAATATGTCGGTGTGGGGGCTGGGGTGTTTGGCGGCAGCCTTTTGCTGGGCGTGATTCAGGACGTGCCGCAGACCATTTTTCTAGGCTGCGCGGCGATTTTCCTGGCTTATCTGCTGCTGATGCAGTTCACCATGCAGCCAGGGCAGCAGCCCCAGGCAAAACCGGGCGCGGCAGAGCAAGGCATTCTGGTTGCGTTGAAAGATAAGCTGCTGTTGGTGTTTATGGCGGCGAATGTGTTTTTTACAACCTATGTGGCGCTGGTCACCAGCACTATTCCGCTGTACTTTACGAACTTTGTGGCAGGGGCTGACCCCACACCAGGGGTGTCGGTGTCGAGTACGGCCAGCCTGTTTACCTGGTGCTATATTGGCGTGGGGGCGGTGTTGCAACTGCCGCTGGCGCAATTACTTACGCCCTATCCCAGAGTGCGAGTGCTAATGGCGGCGATGTTGCTCTGGGGGGCAGGGTTTTCGCTGCTGTGGGCAACGGGTTCCTTTGAGGAGGGTCAGTTTATCTGGGGTGTGGTGGCGCTGTGTCTATTGTCAATTGGTTCGGTGGCTTATAAGCCTTTCTTTTCGGCGATTGTGTCTGATCTGGCTCCCGATACGCTGCGTGGGGCCTATATGGCCGTTAGCTCTCAGTGCTGGACGATTGGCTATTTTATTGGGCCAGTGATAGGCGGCTGGGCAATGGATCAATCAGCTTCGGTGGCTCATGTGTTTTGGCTGGTGGTTGGGGCAAGCTCGCTGCTGTGTGTGGGAATTTTGTGGATTTTTGAGGCTATGAATCCGGCGATCGCCCATTCCACAGTCACCCCCTCAGCGCTCTCGTCCAAGCCCGAATCCTAA
- a CDS encoding antibiotic biosynthesis monooxygenase, with translation MQSVLGSLIRRLWGGYWIRSVFAIGLVLWFGLGGAIAAYADKAPQVLVFDTEPEAVSVMSVYETTPDTQLNAVSTVLKSSKAFFKGAEGFKGLSVLQSEDGSRVVALTQWTDAASYEAFMAQPVEDYTKYQKEYQKESSKGGQPPMTVTPAKTEVFELADMQIPSGMVPVIRGQGALVQLGEVSVAETEDLPEVLSEVEQALPAVTKMYPAPRSVMLLKSVDNSEALLMAYWGYAEEFQDLAQVPAVDVLSGLGAVEAEDGEEAGAIALPVPLKVDQHLYKVVNVIAPKPPKQYSKKSY, from the coding sequence ATGCAGAGTGTTTTGGGCAGTCTAATCCGTCGATTGTGGGGAGGGTATTGGATTCGGAGTGTATTTGCGATCGGACTGGTGCTGTGGTTCGGGCTGGGTGGGGCGATCGCCGCCTATGCTGACAAAGCGCCCCAGGTACTCGTGTTTGACACGGAGCCAGAGGCAGTTAGCGTGATGTCGGTCTACGAAACCACACCTGACACCCAGCTCAATGCCGTTTCTACCGTACTCAAGTCCAGTAAGGCATTCTTCAAGGGTGCAGAAGGTTTTAAGGGGCTATCGGTGTTGCAGAGCGAAGACGGCTCTCGCGTGGTTGCCCTCACTCAGTGGACGGATGCCGCTAGCTATGAAGCATTTATGGCCCAGCCCGTTGAAGACTACACCAAGTATCAGAAGGAGTATCAGAAAGAGTCTTCCAAAGGCGGTCAACCCCCGATGACGGTAACGCCCGCCAAAACAGAAGTATTTGAACTCGCGGATATGCAGATTCCCAGCGGCATGGTGCCTGTGATCCGCGGACAGGGGGCGCTAGTGCAACTGGGCGAGGTCTCGGTAGCAGAAACAGAGGACTTGCCAGAGGTGTTGTCTGAGGTAGAGCAAGCGCTGCCAGCCGTCACCAAAATGTATCCTGCCCCACGCTCAGTCATGCTGCTGAAGTCTGTCGATAATTCGGAAGCCTTGCTAATGGCCTATTGGGGCTATGCGGAGGAGTTTCAAGACCTGGCCCAGGTTCCAGCGGTGGATGTGCTGTCTGGACTGGGTGCGGTTGAAGCGGAAGATGGTGAGGAAGCAGGGGCGATCGCCCTTCCAGTCCCTCTCAAAGTCGATCAACACCTCTATAAAGTAGTGAACGTAATCGCGCCCAAGCCGCCCAAGCAGTACAGCAAGAAGTCTTATTAA
- a CDS encoding uracil-xanthine permease family protein, whose product MAQADHDLTLEETSAPSEPIIKSELLYGLNDKPPVGESLFVALQHVLASFVGIITPPLIIAGALGLDPVNTSYLVSMSLFASGLCTFIQCRKIGPVGSGLLSLQGTSFAFLGPIIGAGTGAIQGGSTPEQALALIFGVCFFGSAVEIILSRFLHLLSKIITPVVSGTVVMIIGLGLIRTGIISLAGGAAAQRAADGSFGSWQNLALGGLVMAIVVILTVSGNRFLRMGAIAIGLLVGYIIAAFIGLVNFSALSNLSFFSLPIPFRYGMRFDLGTFLPFILLYVLTAIETVGDLTATSAVSGEPVKGPLYVRRIKGGVLGDGVNSAIAAVLNTFPNTTFSQNNGVIQMTGVGSRYVGFFVAGIFAILGLLPIVGGVFQAIPQPVLGGATLIMFGSIAVAGLNIVSSANLDRRSMIIVAVSLALGLGVLYAPEIFDGKPPLFRNLFGSSISTGGLTAILLSWLLPRKDDAEEISQGFVEES is encoded by the coding sequence ATGGCACAAGCAGATCATGATTTAACGCTGGAGGAAACCTCCGCACCGAGCGAACCGATTATTAAATCAGAACTACTCTATGGGCTAAACGACAAGCCTCCAGTAGGTGAGTCTCTGTTCGTGGCGCTTCAGCATGTGCTGGCATCGTTTGTAGGAATCATCACACCGCCGTTAATTATTGCAGGCGCATTAGGGTTAGATCCCGTCAATACGAGCTATTTGGTCAGCATGTCGCTCTTTGCGTCTGGGCTTTGCACCTTTATCCAGTGCCGCAAGATTGGCCCAGTCGGCTCTGGCTTGCTCAGCTTGCAGGGAACGAGCTTTGCCTTCTTAGGCCCTATCATCGGCGCAGGCACAGGCGCAATTCAGGGCGGAAGCACCCCGGAGCAAGCGCTGGCGCTGATCTTTGGCGTATGCTTTTTTGGCTCTGCGGTAGAAATTATTCTGAGCCGCTTTCTGCATCTGCTCAGCAAAATCATTACGCCAGTGGTTTCGGGTACGGTGGTGATGATTATCGGTTTGGGGCTGATCCGAACTGGAATTATCAGTCTGGCAGGCGGTGCGGCGGCCCAGAGGGCGGCGGATGGTAGTTTTGGAAGCTGGCAGAATCTGGCGCTGGGTGGGCTGGTGATGGCGATTGTTGTGATTCTCACCGTCTCTGGGAATCGGTTCCTACGCATGGGGGCGATCGCCATTGGTTTGCTGGTGGGCTACATCATCGCTGCTTTCATAGGTCTGGTCAATTTCAGCGCCCTGAGCAATCTGTCATTCTTCAGCCTGCCCATTCCGTTCCGCTATGGGATGCGCTTCGACTTGGGGACGTTCCTCCCCTTTATTTTGCTGTACGTTTTGACGGCAATTGAAACCGTGGGCGACTTGACTGCGACTTCGGCCGTATCTGGCGAACCCGTGAAGGGACCGCTCTATGTTCGCCGGATCAAGGGCGGCGTTTTGGGAGATGGGGTCAATTCGGCGATCGCCGCTGTGCTAAATACCTTCCCCAACACCACCTTCAGCCAAAACAACGGCGTGATTCAAATGACGGGTGTAGGCAGCCGCTATGTGGGCTTCTTTGTCGCTGGTATCTTCGCTATCCTGGGTCTGCTGCCTATCGTCGGGGGCGTGTTCCAGGCCATTCCTCAGCCTGTGCTGGGCGGTGCAACGCTGATTATGTTTGGCTCGATCGCCGTTGCTGGCTTAAACATCGTGTCTTCTGCAAATCTGGATCGTCGGTCGATGATCATTGTTGCCGTTTCTCTGGCGCTGGGCTTGGGCGTGCTATATGCCCCAGAGATTTTTGATGGCAAGCCGCCTCTTTTCAGAAATCTCTTTGGTTCCAGCATTTCCACGGGCGGCTTGACGGCAATCCTGCTAAGCTGGTTGCTGCCTCGCAAGGATGATGCAGAGGAAATTTCGCAGGGCTTCGTTGAAGAATCATAG
- a CDS encoding iron uptake porin: MRFEVFRPLLAALVVAGAFGMDHRAIASPVAPSEAETQPALDTQAEGSAVDSSLPMSDLGHVRLADAALSEPSPVADLDPAPATTELLEVSPELAPEVEPLEAPSTLPPEMDGASSAVDLSASEITSEAIAIPVDMLLSGTLPVDVNPAMAQVTSVQQFSDVQPSDWAYEALAYLANAEAEGGLDCLEGYPDGTFRGGRAMTRYEFAAGLASCLDAIVGRLDSLDPEALARIEALQREFAAELAVLRGRVDALEAAVAELEANQFSTTTVLRGNAWMNLTQAFPDGSILTERNPFAPNAFAPPIRDANGRPSRVFRDQPQLTFSYYVNLNLNTSFTGRDSLVTQLAVGNGNSPANELVSSGFFNSWGVPFTDQGAGTPNNVVVRELFYSFPIGDAVQVDIGPRLNYYRYFDGNRFTFFQTGASTFNSSGSTLLSAIDRGSGIVIRWKIIDPLQLTVGYLAENAEFLNPAFGFNTSSNPGDGLFNSSNIITAQLAFSPSRNFNLRLLYARSSLKPYNGFIGGAVGEPVPYGYIDDGFGGFLNDSGADTLMANFDWQIADWIGLFARYSWGRVDVNPVAREEGRQVRVQSFQVGLGFPDLFKRGALGVISFLIPHDYLAGEQFLLSGGGDGGTQAELEVSYRYPVSDNISLVPAFYAIWNANNFDSNPPVYVGNLRFQFSF; encoded by the coding sequence ATGAGATTTGAGGTGTTTAGACCTCTGCTAGCGGCGTTGGTCGTGGCGGGGGCATTTGGAATGGATCACCGGGCGATCGCCAGCCCAGTTGCGCCCTCCGAAGCTGAGACGCAACCCGCTCTGGATACCCAAGCTGAAGGTTCAGCAGTCGATTCCAGCCTGCCCATGTCAGACCTGGGACATGTAAGATTGGCCGACGCAGCCTTGTCTGAGCCGTCTCCAGTCGCCGATCTAGACCCTGCCCCTGCAACGACCGAGCTGCTGGAAGTTTCACCAGAACTAGCTCCAGAGGTAGAGCCGCTGGAGGCTCCTTCGACACTGCCCCCCGAAATGGATGGCGCATCCAGTGCCGTAGACCTGTCGGCCTCGGAGATCACCAGCGAGGCGATCGCCATTCCGGTAGACATGCTGCTAAGCGGCACGCTGCCAGTGGATGTCAACCCTGCAATGGCGCAGGTCACCTCGGTTCAGCAGTTTTCCGATGTACAGCCGAGCGACTGGGCCTACGAAGCCCTGGCCTACCTGGCAAACGCTGAGGCAGAAGGCGGATTAGATTGTTTAGAAGGCTATCCCGACGGCACGTTTCGGGGTGGCCGCGCCATGACCCGTTATGAATTTGCCGCGGGTCTGGCCTCTTGTTTGGATGCGATCGTGGGTCGGCTCGACTCCCTCGACCCAGAAGCCCTGGCGCGAATCGAAGCCCTCCAGCGAGAGTTCGCCGCCGAGCTAGCTGTGCTGCGGGGTCGGGTAGACGCGCTGGAGGCGGCCGTAGCCGAACTAGAAGCCAACCAGTTCTCGACCACCACCGTTCTGCGAGGCAACGCCTGGATGAACCTGACCCAGGCATTTCCCGACGGCAGCATTCTGACAGAGCGCAACCCCTTCGCGCCAAACGCCTTCGCGCCGCCCATTCGAGATGCCAACGGTCGCCCCAGCCGCGTCTTCCGCGACCAACCCCAGCTCACCTTTAGCTACTACGTCAACCTGAACCTGAATACTTCCTTCACCGGGCGCGATTCACTCGTCACGCAGCTTGCGGTTGGGAACGGCAACTCGCCTGCCAATGAGCTAGTCTCGTCTGGCTTTTTCAATAGCTGGGGGGTTCCTTTTACCGACCAAGGCGCTGGTACACCCAACAACGTCGTCGTGCGGGAACTGTTCTACTCATTCCCGATTGGCGACGCAGTACAGGTGGATATCGGCCCCCGCCTTAACTACTATCGCTATTTTGATGGCAATCGCTTCACCTTCTTCCAGACAGGTGCGTCTACCTTCAACTCGTCGGGCAGCACCCTGCTGAGCGCTATTGACCGGGGCAGCGGCATTGTCATTCGGTGGAAAATTATTGACCCACTGCAACTCACCGTGGGCTACCTGGCTGAAAACGCTGAGTTCTTAAATCCTGCCTTTGGGTTCAATACGTCCAGTAACCCTGGCGATGGTCTGTTCAACAGCAGCAACATTATTACGGCTCAGCTTGCCTTCTCCCCCTCCCGCAACTTCAACCTGCGTTTGCTCTATGCCCGCTCTAGCCTAAAGCCCTACAACGGCTTCATTGGAGGGGCTGTGGGCGAGCCAGTGCCCTACGGCTATATCGACGATGGCTTTGGTGGATTTTTGAATGACTCTGGCGCAGACACGCTGATGGCCAATTTTGACTGGCAAATTGCCGACTGGATTGGTCTGTTTGCCCGCTATTCTTGGGGACGGGTGGATGTGAACCCGGTGGCCCGCGAGGAGGGCCGACAGGTGCGGGTACAGTCCTTCCAGGTCGGTCTGGGCTTCCCTGATTTGTTTAAGCGGGGTGCGCTGGGCGTGATTTCGTTCCTGATTCCCCATGACTATTTGGCGGGTGAGCAGTTTTTGCTGTCGGGCGGCGGCGATGGGGGCACCCAGGCAGAGCTTGAAGTGTCTTATCGCTATCCTGTGAGCGACAACATCTCTCTGGTTCCGGCCTTTTATGCCATCTGGAACGCCAATAACTTCGACAGCAACCCGCCCGTGTATGTCGGCAACCTGCGATTCCAGTTCTCGTTCTAG
- a CDS encoding YihY/virulence factor BrkB family protein, whose protein sequence is MPTPSRFFQFFTHLRPAVVRRVAQRAATHRLPGLSAEMAYNAMLALFPAILAILTAIGLFQPLNTTFLRLMDQVSEVVPVEAWRIIQSFTEELSTSRDRTLFSLSFLVAIWAASGAASAAMTALDQIHQIPRDRLRPFWKAKLVSLGLTVSGLVLLMLALAIVFIGDLLVRQVSIQAPTLRPWLLTLWQLLPLPVVLLLISLTFAAVYRFGPSRWDKRRPILPGALLAAIFWAVLSNLFRLYVANFADYNRVYGAVGAVIILLLWLYLTSLVMLLGDEINVTVGEAMEQYEQRRQLHFEEMREEMQRSAEAID, encoded by the coding sequence ATGCCCACCCCCTCTCGATTTTTCCAGTTTTTCACGCACCTGCGTCCGGCTGTGGTGCGCCGAGTCGCTCAGCGGGCCGCGACTCATCGCCTGCCAGGTTTATCCGCAGAGATGGCCTACAACGCCATGCTGGCTTTGTTTCCAGCGATTCTGGCGATTTTAACGGCGATTGGCTTGTTCCAGCCGTTGAATACGACTTTTCTGCGTCTGATGGATCAGGTCAGCGAAGTGGTGCCTGTGGAGGCGTGGCGGATTATCCAGTCTTTTACTGAGGAACTGAGTACCTCCCGCGATCGCACTCTATTCTCTCTCAGCTTTTTGGTGGCAATTTGGGCGGCATCGGGGGCGGCGAGTGCGGCCATGACCGCCCTGGATCAGATTCATCAAATTCCGCGCGATCGCCTCCGTCCCTTTTGGAAAGCCAAGCTCGTCTCTTTGGGGCTGACCGTCAGCGGATTGGTGCTGCTGATGCTGGCGCTGGCGATTGTGTTTATCGGAGATCTGCTGGTGCGCCAAGTGTCGATTCAGGCTCCTACGCTGCGACCCTGGCTGCTAACGCTATGGCAACTGCTGCCACTGCCTGTGGTCTTACTGCTGATTTCCCTGACATTTGCAGCGGTCTATCGCTTTGGCCCCAGCCGTTGGGACAAGCGGCGGCCCATTCTGCCGGGGGCGCTGCTGGCGGCAATTTTCTGGGCTGTGTTGTCCAATCTATTTCGGCTATACGTTGCAAATTTTGCCGACTATAACCGCGTCTATGGGGCAGTGGGTGCGGTGATTATTCTGTTGCTGTGGCTCTATCTCACGTCGCTGGTCATGCTGCTGGGGGACGAGATCAACGTCACCGTGGGCGAAGCGATGGAGCAATATGAGCAGCGGCGACAGCTACACTTTGAGGAAATGCGGGAAGAAATGCAGCGGAGCGCAGAGGCAATAGATTAG
- a CDS encoding Mo-dependent nitrogenase C-terminal domain-containing protein has product MNATSSLHQGSHQGSHQGSDRPSWLQPLRNWLDNLQIRDRQTAHFISRLIPAQCPFERDIIVLGRKVGHIPPLCKLNPLYEQFVGLRFRSLCYLADQCGEDISAYC; this is encoded by the coding sequence ATGAACGCCACATCCTCTCTTCATCAAGGTAGTCATCAAGGTAGTCATCAAGGTAGCGATCGCCCCTCCTGGCTCCAGCCCCTCCGCAACTGGCTGGATAATCTGCAAATCCGCGATCGCCAAACTGCCCACTTCATTTCTCGGCTCATTCCCGCCCAGTGCCCCTTCGAGCGCGACATCATCGTGCTAGGTCGCAAAGTCGGGCACATTCCGCCCCTGTGCAAGCTAAACCCGCTATACGAACAGTTTGTCGGGCTGCGATTCCGATCACTCTGCTATCTCGCTGATCAGTGCGGCGAAGACATCAGCGCCTACTGCTAG
- the hemJ gene encoding protoporphyrinogen oxidase HemJ produces the protein MNYFWFKAFHIVGIVAWFAGLFYLPRLFVYHAEAYEQPEPAQSILKNQYQIMEKRLYSIIMTPAMLLTVVMAIALITTEPEVLKEPWLHAKLALVVLLIGYHHYCKRLMKKLAADECKMTSQQFRWFNEIPTILFILVVMLAVFKNNLPTDIAAYGVVAMLIAFAAAIQLYARKRRLDRERALGAELPDTGVGSST, from the coding sequence ATGAACTATTTTTGGTTTAAGGCCTTTCATATTGTGGGGATTGTGGCGTGGTTTGCAGGGCTGTTCTACCTGCCGCGCCTGTTTGTATACCATGCTGAGGCGTATGAGCAGCCTGAACCTGCCCAGAGCATTCTGAAAAATCAGTATCAGATTATGGAGAAGCGGCTTTACAGCATCATTATGACCCCGGCGATGCTGTTGACCGTGGTGATGGCGATCGCCCTTATCACCACAGAACCCGAAGTCCTCAAGGAACCCTGGCTGCACGCTAAACTTGCCCTGGTCGTCTTGCTTATCGGCTATCACCACTACTGCAAGCGGCTGATGAAAAAGCTGGCGGCCGACGAATGCAAAATGACTAGCCAGCAGTTCCGCTGGTTTAACGAAATCCCCACGATTCTATTTATCTTAGTGGTAATGCTGGCAGTGTTTAAGAACAACTTGCCGACGGATATTGCCGCCTATGGCGTGGTGGCAATGCTGATTGCCTTTGCCGCTGCCATCCAACTCTACGCCCGCAAGCGACGGCTCGACCGCGAACGCGCCCTTGGTGCCGAGTTGCCCGATACTGGCGTGGGCAGTTCGACCTAG
- a CDS encoding DUF2811 domain-containing protein, with amino-acid sequence MNATVSILAEIPEDLHLSLKSYLETHPDWDQDRVFCAALSLFLLQHVSSNSPTTAHCYRRAARVYLDTLFKHAV; translated from the coding sequence ATGAACGCAACTGTCAGCATTCTGGCCGAAATTCCTGAAGATTTGCACCTGTCTCTTAAGAGCTACTTAGAAACCCATCCCGATTGGGATCAAGACCGGGTGTTCTGTGCTGCGCTGTCGCTGTTTTTGCTGCAACACGTCAGCAGCAATAGCCCCACGACTGCTCACTGCTACCGTCGGGCGGCACGAGTTTACCTCGACACGCTGTTTAAGCACGCTGTTTAA
- a CDS encoding prepilin peptidase — protein sequence MELILEGLRALIVFLIGASVGSFLNVVVYRIPAGLSLLHPPSRCPSCLTPIRPYDNVPVLGWLWLGGQCRTCKASISPRYPLVELITGLLFVAVAQSFALPLPGVGYWALVSWLMALALIDLDTLTLPNVLTQSGLVAGLVFQAAMGWSQGVATGQGGLMGSAAAVMGGVVGAVLGIWGLDLITFVGSVALGQTAMGGGDAKLAAMMGAWLGWKLLLLAGFLACVLGAFVGGGAIALGLLSRRQPIPFGPFLSLGAILAVFFGESLIRSYLGFFWGIVQ from the coding sequence ATGGAGCTAATTCTTGAAGGACTGAGGGCACTGATCGTGTTCCTCATCGGCGCATCGGTCGGCAGCTTTCTCAACGTGGTGGTGTATCGGATTCCGGCAGGGCTGTCGCTGCTGCATCCGCCGTCTCGCTGCCCCTCTTGCCTCACCCCCATCCGGCCCTACGACAACGTGCCCGTGCTGGGCTGGCTGTGGTTGGGTGGCCAGTGTCGAACGTGCAAAGCGTCGATTTCTCCCCGATATCCGCTGGTGGAACTGATTACAGGCTTGCTGTTTGTCGCCGTGGCTCAGTCCTTTGCGCTACCGCTGCCTGGGGTGGGCTACTGGGCGCTGGTGAGCTGGCTGATGGCGCTGGCGCTGATCGACCTGGATACGCTCACCCTGCCCAATGTGCTGACCCAATCGGGACTGGTGGCGGGGTTGGTCTTTCAGGCGGCGATGGGCTGGTCGCAGGGGGTCGCCACTGGGCAGGGCGGACTGATGGGCAGCGCCGCAGCGGTGATGGGCGGCGTAGTGGGCGCAGTGCTGGGCATCTGGGGGCTGGATCTGATAACGTTTGTTGGCTCTGTGGCCCTGGGGCAAACCGCAATGGGCGGCGGTGATGCAAAGCTGGCGGCGATGATGGGGGCGTGGCTGGGCTGGAAATTGCTGCTGCTGGCGGGGTTTTTGGCGTGCGTGCTGGGGGCGTTTGTGGGCGGTGGGGCGATCGCCCTTGGCCTGCTCAGCCGTCGCCAGCCCATCCCTTTCGGCCCTTTTCTGTCCCTTGGCGCGATCCTCGCCGTCTTCTTTGGAGAAAGCCTGATTCGCAGCTACTTGGGGTTCTTTTGGGGCATTGTTCAATAA
- the accD gene encoding acetyl-CoA carboxylase, carboxyltransferase subunit beta, whose protein sequence is MSLFDWFANRRKAGAISQNQQEREIADGLWSKCPNCGVLTYTKDLRANLMVCPECKHHNRIFSDERIQQLIDPGTWTPLDEHLSPTDPLGFRDRKSYSDRLRDTQDKTRLKDAVATGVGRLNDLPVALGVMDFRFMGGSMGSVVGEKLTRMIERGTRDRLPVIIVCASGGARMQEGMLSLMQMAKISGALERHREARLLYIPVLTHPTTGGVTASFAMLGDLILAEPQATIGFAGRRVVEQTLREKLPDDFQTSEYLLNHGFVDTIVPRTELKKTLAQLILLHQPTQPATHAVHVPDTVPETLPLKIPHEL, encoded by the coding sequence ATGTCTCTGTTTGACTGGTTTGCAAATCGACGCAAAGCTGGTGCCATCAGCCAGAATCAGCAGGAGCGAGAAATCGCTGACGGACTCTGGAGCAAGTGCCCCAACTGCGGTGTGTTGACCTATACCAAAGACTTGCGGGCAAACCTCATGGTCTGCCCAGAGTGCAAGCATCACAACCGCATCTTTAGCGACGAGCGCATTCAGCAACTCATCGACCCAGGCACCTGGACCCCGCTCGACGAACACCTGTCGCCCACCGATCCCTTGGGTTTTCGCGATCGCAAGTCCTACAGCGATCGCCTCCGCGACACCCAAGACAAAACCCGCCTGAAAGATGCAGTGGCGACGGGCGTTGGCCGACTCAACGATTTGCCCGTGGCGCTGGGCGTGATGGACTTTCGCTTTATGGGCGGCAGCATGGGGTCTGTCGTGGGCGAAAAGCTGACCCGCATGATTGAACGAGGCACGCGCGATCGCCTCCCAGTGATTATCGTCTGTGCCTCTGGCGGCGCACGGATGCAGGAGGGAATGCTCAGCCTTATGCAAATGGCGAAAATTTCCGGGGCCTTGGAGCGACACCGAGAAGCCCGCCTGCTCTACATCCCCGTGCTAACCCATCCCACAACGGGCGGCGTAACGGCTAGCTTTGCTATGCTGGGCGACCTGATCCTGGCGGAACCCCAGGCCACTATCGGCTTTGCAGGGCGGCGCGTAGTCGAGCAGACCCTCCGCGAAAAGCTCCCCGACGACTTTCAAACCTCGGAATATTTGCTCAACCACGGCTTTGTAGATACCATCGTGCCGCGCACTGAGTTGAAAAAGACCCTGGCGCAACTCATCCTGCTGCATCAGCCTACACAGCCCGCAACCCACGCGGTTCACGTCCCCGACACCGTACCCGAAACCTTGCCACTCAAAATTCCCCACGAGTTGTAG
- the pip gene encoding prolyl aminopeptidase, translated as MRDLYPPIEPYASGTLQVSDLHTIYYEEAGNPQGKPVVFLHGGPGGGITPSYRQFFDPEKWRVVLFDQRGCGRSTPHAELRENTTWDLVNDIERIRTHLGIDRWVVFGGSWGSTLSLAYSQTHPDRCKGLILRGIFMLRRKELLWFYQEGCSYIYPDAWEDYLKPIPPEERHDLISAYYRRLTSDDPAIRLEAARAWSVWEASTSKLLPDANLKERFAEAEFADAFARIECHYFVNKGFFEPDDQLLRNVDRIRHIPGVIVQGRYDVVCPAVSAWELHRAWPEAELILVPDAGHSMNEPGIRTALLEASDRFSAL; from the coding sequence ATGCGGGATCTCTACCCCCCCATCGAACCCTACGCCTCCGGCACCCTCCAGGTTTCCGACCTGCACACCATTTACTACGAAGAAGCGGGCAACCCCCAAGGCAAACCCGTTGTGTTTTTGCATGGTGGCCCCGGCGGTGGCATTACACCCAGCTATCGCCAGTTTTTTGACCCGGAAAAGTGGCGCGTGGTTTTGTTTGACCAGCGGGGCTGTGGTCGCAGCACGCCCCACGCCGAACTGCGCGAAAACACAACCTGGGACTTGGTGAATGACATTGAGAGAATTCGGACGCACTTGGGCATCGACCGCTGGGTCGTTTTTGGCGGCAGTTGGGGCAGCACACTCTCTCTCGCCTACAGCCAGACCCATCCCGACCGCTGCAAGGGGCTAATTTTGCGGGGCATTTTCATGCTGCGGCGCAAGGAATTGCTCTGGTTCTACCAGGAGGGATGCAGCTACATCTATCCCGATGCCTGGGAAGACTACCTGAAGCCGATTCCGCCGGAGGAGCGGCACGATTTAATCAGCGCCTACTACAGACGGCTGACCAGCGATGACCCGGCAATCCGGCTGGAGGCGGCCCGCGCCTGGTCGGTCTGGGAAGCCAGCACCAGCAAGCTCTTGCCCGATGCCAACCTGAAGGAGCGCTTTGCAGAGGCGGAGTTTGCCGATGCCTTTGCCCGGATTGAGTGCCATTATTTCGTAAACAAAGGCTTTTTTGAACCAGACGACCAGCTTCTGCGAAACGTCGATCGCATCCGCCACATTCCCGGTGTGATTGTGCAGGGGCGCTACGACGTGGTGTGTCCGGCGGTGTCTGCCTGGGAACTTCACCGCGCCTGGCCCGAAGCGGAGCTAATTCTCGTGCCAGATGCAGGCCACTCGATGAACGAACCAGGAATTCGGACGGCGCTGCTGGAGGCGAGCGATCGCTTTTCTGCCCTCTAG